In Anaerolineae bacterium, the sequence ACCCTGGCGAGCCATGGCACCTCTATACCGGTATACCCAGTAAACACGAATCGAGAGCGCCTATCGTGATGAGCGCATCGGAGATGATATCCGCCAACACCGCCTGTCCCTGCGCGGTCAGATGGACGCCGTCCGAGCCCAGGATATCCTCCCAATGGATAAGCTGGAACAGTTGCTCGATGTCAATCAGCCCGACACCGGTCTGGCCGGCCACACTGCGCACGATGGCGTTATAATGCCGCAGGATATCCTCTTGCCTCTGACGCCAGTTCTCGTCTTCCAGGAACGTCGGCCGCACCGGATGAGTGGTCAGCAGGAAAATCTGGCTGGAGGTGGCGCGCCGGAGGCGGCGGACCATGGACATCAGCGCGGCGCGAAAAGCCGGCGGCGAGATACGCGGGGCCGGCTCCGGCGGGGAATCCCAATCGAGGGGAGGACGATGCCGGATGCCCTCCACAAGCCGGCGCAGGCGACAGCGGGCAGTGCGGTAGATATGCGAGCTGTGCAGGAGCCGGCCCATGCCCTTGGGCAGAAGTTCCTTCTCGAGCCAAGCGTCCTGCGGCCGGCGGCGCAGGTTGGCGTCGTTCAGCCCGAAGGAGACCAGCGTGATATGCGGCTGGTAGCGGATGACATCGCGCTGGAGCCGCTGAAGCCCATGCAGGGAGGTGTTGCCCGGGATGCCGGCGTTGATCACCACCACAT encodes:
- a CDS encoding SGNH/GDSL hydrolase family protein — translated: VRHRRSSVQDDSQLRSETRRQLSDPELWRKWRMVVLGDSIVHGMELPEEQTFPYLVQRHLQTYANRQDVVVINAGIPGNTSLHGLQRLQRDVIRYQPHITLVSFGLNDANLRRRPQDAWLEKELLPKGMGRLLHSSHIYRTARCRLRRLVEGIRHRPPLDWDSPPEPAPRISPPAFRAALMSMVRRLRRATSSQIFLLTTHPVRPTFLEDENWRQRQEDILRHYNAIVRSVAGQTGVGLIDIEQLFQLIHWEDILGSDGVHLTAQGQAVLADIISDALITIGALDSCLLGIPV